In the genome of Leptospira licerasiae serovar Varillal str. VAR 010, one region contains:
- the secG gene encoding preprotein translocase subunit SecG: MGFITGTILVLFVFVSLFLILLVMIQTGKGGMGGVLGGGASQSVFGSSTADVLTKATRVAGLLFLALSLILSFLFAKTSGYNTTPTPEILPPPAAEEAQGNQGGTNAQESAPTTAPSNTTPEQPKP, encoded by the coding sequence ATGGGCTTTATCACCGGAACCATCCTTGTTCTTTTCGTTTTCGTCAGTCTATTTCTGATCCTTCTTGTTATGATCCAAACAGGTAAAGGAGGAATGGGTGGAGTTCTTGGTGGAGGAGCGAGCCAATCCGTTTTCGGTTCCTCTACTGCGGATGTTTTGACTAAAGCGACACGAGTTGCCGGACTTCTTTTTTTAGCTCTATCTTTGATTCTTTCTTTCCTTTTTGCGAAGACTAGCGGATACAATACCACTCCAACACCTGAGATCCTTCCTCCACCTGCTGCGGAAGAGGCCCAGGGCAACCAAGGAGGGACAAATGCCCAAGAATCCGCGCCTACGACCGCACCGAGCAATACGACTCCAGAGCAACCTAAGCCTTAA
- the argS gene encoding arginine--tRNA ligase gives MKETDTLKQIVLEALKEGVKLYCEKEAPNVSFGDLRIRIEYSREESFGDYSTSFALENSKLLGKKPLDSAALLVGYLQAKTDLFEKVDFTPPGFVNFRISPSFLIRFSENTIQKNDIFPKLENPKKVNLEFVSANPTGPLNIVSARAAATGEAFANLLKAVGHSVDKEFYVNDYGNQVFLLGVSTMVRIRETLGESSSIQENADDGRSIEELLSQNVIPAEGYRGDYLNIIAKQLLENPNTEKEIKSHLDKKEYSVLAEKCSRWTVESNLIWQKKDLDLFGVNFDRFFSETTLHESGKVLGVLENLKKSGKVFEEEGKQIFRSEDYGDDKNRVVVRDDGRPTYLLADIAYHNDKISRGYEKIIDIWGPDHHGYIARLTGAVQALGYPKENFQVIIAQQVNLLMAGQKMKMSKRAGEFQTMEDLLGYLGKHAKDVARYFFTMRSLDSPLDFDLDLAKDESDKNPVFYLQYAHARVCSIFREVGTHSDAKALENLEMTEERKRLLFWISRFPEEVLDAAATLEPHRIANYLQNLARAFTQFYIAKNNRLKDSDESTRLGLARICQAVRIVLAEGLALLGVSAPERLEKEN, from the coding sequence ATGAAAGAAACGGATACTCTTAAACAAATCGTTTTGGAAGCTTTAAAGGAAGGAGTAAAACTCTATTGCGAAAAAGAAGCGCCTAACGTTTCTTTTGGAGATCTGAGGATAAGGATAGAATATTCCAGAGAGGAATCCTTCGGAGATTATTCCACTTCTTTCGCTTTGGAAAATTCCAAACTGCTGGGCAAAAAACCTTTAGATTCCGCTGCGCTTCTTGTAGGTTATCTTCAGGCAAAAACGGATTTATTCGAGAAGGTGGATTTCACTCCTCCCGGTTTTGTGAATTTCAGGATATCTCCTTCTTTTTTGATCCGGTTTTCGGAAAATACGATCCAAAAAAACGATATATTTCCTAAATTAGAAAATCCTAAAAAAGTAAATTTGGAGTTCGTAAGTGCGAACCCTACCGGACCTTTGAATATCGTGTCCGCAAGAGCAGCTGCAACCGGAGAAGCATTTGCAAATCTACTTAAAGCAGTCGGTCATTCCGTCGATAAGGAATTTTACGTAAACGATTACGGTAACCAGGTGTTTTTGCTCGGGGTTTCTACAATGGTGCGTATCAGGGAAACTCTGGGGGAATCTTCTTCCATCCAAGAGAATGCAGACGACGGAAGATCCATTGAAGAACTACTTTCTCAGAATGTGATCCCCGCAGAAGGATATAGGGGAGATTATCTCAATATCATTGCAAAACAATTATTAGAAAATCCGAATACCGAAAAAGAGATCAAGTCGCATCTCGACAAAAAGGAATATTCGGTTCTTGCCGAAAAATGTTCCCGCTGGACTGTCGAATCCAATCTGATCTGGCAAAAAAAAGATCTGGATCTATTCGGAGTAAACTTCGATCGATTCTTTTCCGAGACAACTCTTCACGAATCCGGTAAAGTTTTAGGAGTATTGGAAAACCTGAAAAAATCCGGAAAGGTTTTTGAAGAAGAAGGAAAACAGATCTTCAGATCTGAGGACTACGGAGACGATAAAAATCGTGTGGTCGTCAGGGATGATGGACGTCCTACCTACCTTCTCGCAGACATTGCCTATCATAATGATAAAATTTCCAGAGGTTATGAGAAGATCATAGATATCTGGGGGCCGGATCATCACGGTTATATTGCAAGACTAACAGGTGCTGTCCAAGCATTGGGTTATCCTAAAGAAAATTTCCAAGTGATCATCGCCCAACAGGTGAATCTTCTTATGGCCGGCCAAAAAATGAAGATGAGTAAACGTGCGGGAGAATTCCAGACAATGGAAGATCTTCTGGGTTATTTGGGAAAACATGCCAAGGATGTTGCACGTTATTTTTTCACTATGAGGTCCCTAGATTCTCCTCTGGATTTCGATCTTGATCTGGCTAAGGACGAGTCCGATAAAAACCCGGTATTCTATCTTCAATATGCTCACGCAAGGGTTTGTTCTATCTTTAGGGAAGTAGGAACACACTCGGATGCCAAAGCATTAGAAAATCTTGAAATGACTGAAGAGAGAAAGAGGCTTCTTTTTTGGATCTCTCGTTTTCCGGAAGAAGTATTGGATGCTGCTGCGACCTTGGAGCCTCATCGGATCGCAAATTATCTGCAGAATCTTGCAAGGGCTTTCACTCAATTCTATATCGCAAAGAATAATAGACTTAAAGATTCTGACGAGTCTACAAGACTAGGGCTTGCAAGAATTTGCCAAGCAGTCCGCATTGTACTTGCGGAAGGTTTAGCGCTGCTTGGAGTTTCCGCTCCGGAAAGATTGGAGAAAGAAAATTGA
- the tpiA gene encoding triose-phosphate isomerase, whose product MRPKIIAGNWKMNLSEKEALALASGLKEKSSSLPDNKKAVVFPSSIHLAAVSRILENSKIAVGAQNIYPAPLTAMTGETGPDQLSELGIKFALVGHSERRQFLGETSSFCNQKISYLTKHGFTAVYCVGETLAERESGKTFEILKKQIQEGLGSIESDQFSRIWVAYEPVWAIGTGKVATPAQAQEAHSFIRKEISGLFQNGKTISDAMPILYGGSVKADNVKELLSQADIDGGLVGGASQKLESFLALF is encoded by the coding sequence ATGCGCCCTAAAATTATCGCAGGTAACTGGAAAATGAATCTTTCCGAAAAGGAAGCGTTGGCTCTTGCAAGCGGCCTAAAGGAAAAATCCTCTTCCCTTCCGGATAATAAAAAGGCGGTCGTATTTCCTTCTTCCATTCATCTGGCTGCTGTTTCCAGAATATTAGAAAATTCTAAAATAGCAGTCGGAGCTCAGAATATATATCCAGCTCCTCTCACAGCTATGACAGGAGAGACCGGTCCGGACCAACTTTCAGAACTCGGAATAAAATTTGCGCTTGTCGGTCACTCCGAAAGAAGACAGTTCTTAGGAGAAACAAGCTCCTTCTGCAACCAAAAGATCTCTTATCTTACAAAGCACGGTTTTACCGCTGTGTATTGTGTGGGAGAAACTCTGGCAGAAAGAGAGTCAGGCAAAACTTTCGAAATACTTAAAAAACAGATCCAAGAAGGTTTAGGTTCCATAGAAAGTGACCAGTTCTCTCGTATCTGGGTTGCCTATGAACCAGTTTGGGCGATCGGAACCGGAAAGGTTGCAACTCCTGCTCAAGCGCAGGAAGCTCACTCATTTATCAGAAAAGAAATTTCCGGATTATTCCAAAATGGGAAAACGATCTCGGATGCTATGCCTATTCTTTACGGCGGTTCCGTAAAAGCTGATAACGTGAAGGAACTACTATCCCAAGCGGATATCGACGGCGGGCTTGTAGGCGGGGCCAGCCAAAAACTGGAAAGCTTCTTAGCTTTATTCTAA
- a CDS encoding response regulator transcription factor, with translation MSKHRILVVEDIHSIREAVKDILIRDYEVFDAENYDEAVKILSNEHVDLVITDIRMPGKSGLDLIKTIQKEHPRVQYSLMTAYNINDYINFAYQHDIWNIIPKYSFLDINLITIMVKKLLYKDIFGVEKYFGPDFKILEGNVEEEFLVPPENGIVFRKISSDKDRNYICNRVGKFLIEKGAPNAVQQILEELTSNAMIRAPRDSKGNSKYQYELPSRDLLVPLEHIQLAETDYFEIGYGIAENSYIVVVRDHFGSLNKKEILKRLDRHITVDSPTGLPAGLADSHGRGLYICREISDQLIFNIEKETRTEIIALLDKQTNKGYKSLSIYEV, from the coding sequence TTGTCCAAGCATCGTATCTTAGTAGTAGAAGATATACATTCCATCCGGGAGGCCGTAAAAGATATCCTGATCCGAGATTACGAAGTTTTCGATGCGGAAAATTACGACGAGGCGGTCAAAATTCTTTCTAACGAACATGTGGACCTGGTAATCACCGACATTCGTATGCCCGGAAAGTCCGGATTGGATCTGATCAAGACCATCCAAAAGGAACATCCAAGAGTTCAGTATTCACTGATGACAGCTTATAATATTAACGATTATATTAACTTTGCTTATCAGCATGATATCTGGAATATTATCCCCAAGTATTCCTTCTTGGACATCAATCTGATCACTATAATGGTCAAAAAACTTCTATATAAGGATATCTTCGGAGTAGAGAAATATTTCGGCCCGGACTTCAAGATCTTAGAAGGAAACGTAGAGGAAGAATTTTTAGTCCCACCGGAAAACGGGATCGTATTCCGTAAGATCAGTTCTGACAAGGATCGAAATTATATTTGTAATCGTGTGGGTAAATTCCTGATCGAAAAAGGAGCGCCGAATGCGGTCCAGCAGATCTTAGAAGAGCTGACCTCTAACGCAATGATCCGTGCACCTAGAGATTCTAAAGGTAATTCAAAATACCAATATGAACTTCCTTCTAGAGACCTTTTAGTCCCACTGGAACACATTCAACTTGCTGAAACGGATTATTTCGAGATAGGTTATGGAATCGCAGAGAATTCCTACATCGTAGTAGTACGAGATCATTTCGGTTCCTTGAATAAAAAAGAAATTTTAAAACGTTTGGACAGACATATCACTGTGGACAGCCCTACCGGCTTACCTGCGGGTCTTGCGGATTCTCATGGCCGTGGTCTGTATATCTGTAGAGAGATCTCAGATCAGTTGATCTTTAATATTGAGAAGGAAACAAGGACTGAAATCATCGCTCTCTTAGACAAACAGACAAATAAGGGTTATAAGTCTTTGTCTATTTATGAAGTTTGA
- the recO gene encoding DNA repair protein RecO, with the protein MSGSNPGALKKTTGIVMESRILPEGDAFLRLLPEEGEVGSFRVKGIKKSKTRPIAAVEPGSLTVLDYYFTQGRETFNVKEIGLIRRFDKAKTGYSGTVLVSYLVELVSSFLTEGGSHPMEFKLLLGALKELDEDGYKPVFLPFFKLKLLYVGGFLSKEMECASCGKNLSEIHSCSLDETHFEIVCGDCGNPQPDKYGLVLFVQDCLALRYRDLKDKKISLELLKEADSLSNRALKPLLGKRLKSEPMLYESLGENLG; encoded by the coding sequence ATGTCTGGATCTAATCCTGGGGCCTTAAAAAAAACCACAGGTATTGTGATGGAAAGCCGTATCCTTCCCGAGGGAGACGCGTTTTTACGACTCCTGCCTGAAGAGGGGGAAGTGGGAAGTTTCCGAGTCAAAGGTATTAAAAAAAGTAAAACGAGACCCATCGCGGCGGTAGAACCGGGATCATTAACTGTGCTGGATTATTATTTTACCCAAGGTAGAGAAACGTTTAACGTAAAAGAGATAGGATTAATCAGAAGATTCGATAAGGCAAAGACAGGATATTCAGGTACCGTTTTGGTTTCGTATCTCGTAGAACTTGTTTCTTCCTTTTTAACCGAAGGAGGTTCTCATCCCATGGAATTTAAACTTCTTCTGGGGGCCTTGAAAGAATTGGACGAAGACGGTTATAAGCCGGTGTTTTTGCCTTTTTTCAAACTGAAGTTACTGTATGTGGGCGGTTTTTTGTCCAAGGAAATGGAATGCGCGAGTTGTGGAAAAAATCTATCAGAGATCCACTCCTGTAGTTTGGATGAGACACATTTCGAAATAGTTTGTGGGGATTGCGGAAATCCCCAGCCGGACAAGTACGGACTCGTATTATTCGTCCAAGATTGTTTGGCCTTGCGATACAGAGACCTAAAGGACAAAAAGATTTCCCTTGAACTCCTGAAGGAGGCGGATAGCTTAAGCAACCGGGCCTTAAAACCGCTCCTTGGAAAAAGACTTAAATCGGAACCTATGTTGTACGAATCCTTAGGGGAAAATCTTGGATAA
- the ybeY gene encoding rRNA maturation RNase YbeY: protein MGSRWKILSAFSFPNVNTQLSLVLTDDESIQELNRVRRGKDYATDVLSFPLSFDQTPWELPPNKKQNFGPILSLGEIVISWDTCKAQAKSIGHSEEDEFFRLFVHGFLHLIGYDHERGEEDEALMKEKEDLCLDLILGP from the coding sequence CTGGGATCTCGTTGGAAAATTTTAAGTGCATTCTCTTTTCCTAATGTAAATACCCAACTTTCTTTGGTCCTGACCGACGACGAATCTATCCAAGAATTGAATCGTGTCCGAAGAGGGAAGGACTATGCGACCGACGTTCTTTCTTTCCCTTTGAGTTTCGATCAGACTCCTTGGGAACTTCCCCCCAATAAAAAACAGAATTTCGGACCGATCTTGAGTTTAGGTGAGATCGTGATCTCTTGGGATACCTGTAAAGCCCAAGCTAAGAGTATAGGTCATAGCGAAGAGGATGAATTTTTCAGATTATTCGTACACGGATTTTTACATTTGATCGGTTATGATCATGAACGAGGAGAAGAAGACGAGGCTCTGATGAAGGAGAAGGAGGATCTATGTCTGGATCTAATCCTGGGGCCTTAA
- a CDS encoding LIC_12097 family sensor histidine kinase, whose amino-acid sequence MSSLMENLHERAEELQAILDGITEPLVLIDSGFRVRRVNKATLEFSSEPDFPSILGRKCYEILYNRSAVCPYCPMKDHHENEPDFDAQFEGKGEVGREIFHVANDQKETLYLDFFPIRKDGSIVSIVEKISNITRIKEKEEENLRIRNLASLGIFISGVAHELNNPLTGMSLTLQNLMNNLSSMDPAFFRKRLEMIKEDLTRAAMIVLDVISFAKPDKLVTTTADIHETIMKAKDSVNWVYPVLSKNTEWEIFSEPGMTFQFNPVKMERLFINLFKNSLQAYDYGEGKIKVEVRRTRNMMHIFVEDTAGGIPEDMLDKIFSPFFSKNKSGIGTGLGLSICHSIVREHSGELTVRSYDRKTRFKISLPLVQPKGN is encoded by the coding sequence ATGTCATCCCTAATGGAAAACCTCCACGAAAGAGCGGAGGAACTCCAAGCAATTCTGGACGGAATCACGGAGCCGCTTGTTCTGATAGACTCGGGCTTCCGGGTTCGTCGTGTAAACAAGGCCACTCTCGAATTTTCAAGTGAGCCTGACTTCCCTTCTATCCTAGGCAGAAAATGTTACGAAATTCTGTACAACCGTTCTGCGGTTTGTCCTTACTGTCCTATGAAGGATCATCATGAGAACGAACCCGATTTCGACGCTCAGTTCGAAGGAAAGGGAGAAGTTGGAAGAGAGATATTTCACGTAGCCAACGACCAAAAGGAAACATTGTATCTGGATTTTTTCCCTATACGTAAGGATGGAAGTATAGTCTCCATAGTGGAGAAGATCAGTAATATCACTCGTATCAAAGAAAAAGAAGAGGAGAACCTTCGTATCCGTAACCTTGCTTCTTTGGGTATTTTTATCTCCGGTGTGGCGCATGAGTTGAACAACCCGCTAACCGGTATGAGTCTTACTCTACAAAATTTAATGAACAATCTATCCAGTATGGATCCCGCTTTTTTCCGTAAAAGATTGGAGATGATCAAAGAGGATCTTACCCGTGCAGCAATGATCGTTTTGGATGTAATCAGTTTTGCTAAACCGGACAAATTAGTAACTACTACTGCTGATATTCATGAAACCATAATGAAGGCAAAGGATTCGGTCAATTGGGTCTATCCTGTCCTTTCTAAAAATACGGAATGGGAAATTTTCAGCGAACCCGGCATGACCTTTCAATTCAATCCGGTAAAGATGGAAAGGTTATTCATAAATCTTTTCAAAAACTCTCTGCAAGCTTACGATTACGGAGAAGGTAAGATCAAAGTAGAAGTCAGAAGAACTCGTAATATGATGCATATTTTTGTGGAAGATACTGCGGGAGGAATCCCGGAGGATATGCTGGATAAAATTTTCTCCCCCTTTTTCTCCAAAAACAAGTCAGGGATCGGGACCGGTCTCGGACTTTCTATCTGCCATTCCATCGTGAGAGAACATTCGGGAGAATTGACTGTTCGTTCGTACGATAGAAAGACCAGATTTAAAATTTCCCTTCCCTTAGTACAACCCAAAGGAAACTAA
- a CDS encoding nicotinamide-nucleotide amidohydrolase family protein gives MNPPRVTVISTGSELTAGRSQDTNSSWIANELFGLGYSTEKFIVLPDDPKLITDELKNLASGASKENPVLLVMTGGLGPTEDDYTLEVVCELTSSQPVLNEKAHDRLQALYRLRGKGFQEALTTALRQVSIPSNSIVLNNSVGIAPGFWSELQPGAYLACMPGVPSEMVTMFKEELVPLIQKQFHSGQLYSDFLFIWGMSESLFQQEFIIDIEELKKGKAVWGVAAKKGFIRVTYQSEDKSLVEELIQKTKEKYRGLCTGDLFEEFPKLLSERKLTIGTIESCTGGLAAKILTDRAGSSEYFLGSVVSYSNLIKENIVGVKKETLEAHGAVSEETATEMADNGARILGTDLAISITGIAGPGGGTPTKKVGTVFIGTHIKGEKTEVKELFLPFKRELFREVVAATSLYLMYNRLRKLV, from the coding sequence TTGAATCCTCCTAGAGTCACAGTTATTTCCACAGGCTCGGAGCTGACTGCAGGAAGAAGCCAAGATACAAATTCTTCCTGGATCGCTAATGAACTTTTCGGATTAGGATATTCTACCGAAAAATTCATTGTATTGCCCGATGATCCCAAACTAATCACCGATGAACTAAAAAATTTAGCTTCCGGAGCCTCTAAAGAAAATCCGGTCCTTCTTGTGATGACAGGTGGTCTTGGACCCACGGAAGATGATTATACTTTAGAAGTAGTGTGTGAACTCACTTCTTCGCAACCTGTGCTAAATGAAAAAGCCCACGATAGGCTCCAGGCATTGTATCGCCTTCGTGGAAAGGGCTTCCAAGAAGCGTTAACCACCGCATTGCGTCAGGTTTCTATCCCCTCTAATTCCATAGTTTTGAATAATTCGGTAGGGATTGCTCCCGGGTTTTGGTCGGAACTCCAACCAGGCGCTTACTTGGCGTGTATGCCCGGAGTTCCTTCCGAAATGGTGACCATGTTCAAAGAGGAATTGGTCCCTCTTATCCAGAAACAATTCCATTCAGGCCAGCTATATTCTGATTTTCTGTTTATCTGGGGAATGAGCGAATCGTTATTCCAACAGGAATTTATAATAGATATCGAAGAATTAAAGAAGGGAAAAGCGGTTTGGGGAGTCGCCGCAAAAAAAGGATTTATCCGAGTCACTTACCAGTCAGAAGACAAAAGTTTGGTAGAAGAACTGATCCAAAAGACAAAAGAAAAATACCGCGGACTTTGCACAGGTGACTTATTCGAAGAATTCCCTAAACTTCTCTCCGAAAGGAAGCTAACTATCGGGACGATCGAAAGTTGCACTGGCGGACTTGCGGCTAAGATACTTACGGATCGTGCCGGTTCTTCGGAGTATTTTTTGGGGTCTGTAGTCAGCTATTCCAATCTGATCAAAGAAAATATAGTAGGCGTCAAAAAAGAAACCTTGGAAGCTCACGGAGCAGTGAGTGAAGAGACTGCAACCGAAATGGCGGATAACGGAGCAAGAATACTCGGCACTGATCTGGCAATCAGTATTACCGGCATTGCCGGTCCAGGTGGAGGGACTCCTACAAAAAAAGTAGGGACTGTATTTATAGGAACCCACATTAAGGGCGAAAAAACGGAAGTAAAGGAACTCTTTCTTCCTTTTAAGAGGGAGCTATTCCGAGAGGTAGTGGCCGCTACTTCTCTTTATTTAATGTACAATCGATTGAGGAAACTCGTATGA
- a CDS encoding HD family phosphohydrolase, with translation MFPLGSLLERGMAWITDTLTKIRPISFVRKFQVILTAITLIIVTWMLAIPFFGQDKINLSQDGPYSEGKNALDKVVSTKDIVYEDEEKTKAKRLKAFQSAPNFFDRDYRVLIEVIRPAIQEDMEKYREPKPTGEVKTSAELLAAVPRWKNRSKEELELLLKTPGKSRVRDLVQQYSNLVFSNFCILRDQPADYSAIRSAEARIRNSGASGNKEQISSVEGTLVIPRMYLYRDSATVDALNRLAAEKLQATDPQLLSVIQKLALTYLYSNPACTFNAEETKNQKQAVMDRTEPVSSRINAGETIVKAGEIITPDIYQKLLIVNRYATRANIASIISILLIQSIFVIIVYAFLKKYNPKRLNDVSSNVIVFTLIWSLVLWAYLASKAFFSFENSYDSVFYFALVIPTGMVCLILSMIYDEQLSIAIGFFLSFFVFAASRYNPTSFILAFVMTVVAATYGRKMRKRIDFIKAGFYMALVQMLISSSGYLFDSRNYWVAVPSGSHFRDLWESNIFRLYLLCLVNGFVCSTLTQLLLPIYEYVFNIPTRFKLLELADTGHPLLQDLLTKAPSTYTHTFLVAAMSERAAQNLELDWLLTRVGVYFHDIGKIPNAGFFVENQHLIPKKENIDKNNPAKAAKIVIDHVLDGIEMAKKARLPREVIDFIPEHHGTSTMAFFYHKALAELSPSQKKKLKKADFQYPGPKPQRKETAIVMIADSLEAASRSLEEVTPEALDILITKIVNGKLAENQLDECGLTLGDLEVVKHSFKEVLLSSLHSRPKYPKPEDTKALEEKNKNILGKHTPKSH, from the coding sequence ATGTTTCCCTTGGGATCACTTTTAGAAAGAGGAATGGCTTGGATCACGGATACTTTGACCAAGATCCGTCCGATTTCTTTCGTGAGAAAATTCCAAGTAATCCTCACGGCGATCACTTTGATCATCGTAACCTGGATGCTCGCGATCCCGTTCTTTGGTCAGGACAAAATTAATCTTTCTCAAGACGGTCCTTATTCGGAAGGCAAGAATGCTTTGGATAAGGTTGTCTCAACTAAAGATATTGTTTACGAAGACGAAGAAAAAACGAAGGCCAAAAGGCTAAAAGCATTCCAATCCGCGCCGAATTTTTTCGATAGAGATTATAGAGTTCTAATAGAAGTAATTCGACCTGCGATCCAAGAGGATATGGAGAAGTATAGGGAACCAAAACCGACCGGAGAAGTGAAAACTTCCGCAGAATTATTGGCGGCAGTTCCTAGATGGAAGAACAGATCCAAGGAAGAGTTGGAACTCCTACTTAAGACCCCCGGGAAGTCCAGAGTTAGGGATCTCGTTCAACAATATAGTAATTTAGTTTTTTCTAATTTTTGTATTTTAAGGGACCAGCCTGCGGATTACTCCGCGATCCGTTCCGCTGAGGCGAGAATCCGTAATTCTGGAGCGAGCGGAAATAAGGAACAGATCTCTTCTGTCGAAGGAACGCTCGTGATCCCTCGAATGTATCTATATAGAGATAGCGCGACCGTAGATGCTTTGAACCGTCTGGCAGCGGAAAAATTACAGGCCACGGATCCTCAGCTACTTTCCGTGATCCAAAAACTTGCATTAACTTATTTGTATTCTAACCCCGCTTGTACTTTTAATGCGGAAGAAACCAAAAATCAGAAACAGGCCGTCATGGACAGAACGGAGCCTGTAAGTAGCCGGATCAACGCTGGAGAGACTATTGTAAAAGCAGGGGAGATCATTACTCCCGATATCTATCAGAAATTGTTGATAGTGAACCGTTATGCTACTCGAGCGAACATTGCGTCCATCATTTCTATTCTTCTTATTCAATCCATTTTTGTGATTATCGTATATGCGTTCTTGAAGAAGTATAATCCGAAACGATTGAACGATGTTTCGAGTAATGTGATCGTGTTCACTTTGATCTGGTCCTTGGTATTATGGGCTTACCTGGCATCTAAGGCGTTCTTCAGTTTTGAGAATAGTTACGATTCAGTCTTTTATTTTGCGCTTGTGATCCCGACCGGAATGGTTTGTTTGATCTTGTCGATGATCTATGACGAACAATTGTCGATTGCGATAGGATTTTTCCTATCCTTCTTCGTATTTGCCGCTTCTAGATACAATCCTACTTCTTTCATTCTTGCCTTCGTAATGACTGTGGTTGCGGCTACTTACGGAAGAAAAATGAGAAAGAGGATCGATTTTATCAAGGCCGGATTCTATATGGCACTTGTTCAAATGCTGATCTCTTCGTCGGGATATTTGTTCGATTCCAGGAATTACTGGGTAGCGGTTCCGTCAGGTTCCCATTTTAGGGACCTTTGGGAGTCCAATATATTCAGATTATATTTATTATGCTTAGTGAATGGATTCGTATGTTCTACTCTGACCCAGCTGCTTCTTCCTATCTACGAGTATGTATTCAATATTCCTACCAGATTTAAGTTATTAGAGCTTGCGGATACTGGGCATCCATTACTTCAGGATCTGCTGACCAAGGCTCCTTCTACGTATACCCATACTTTTTTAGTGGCCGCAATGTCTGAAAGAGCGGCTCAAAATTTGGAACTGGATTGGCTTTTGACTAGAGTTGGCGTGTATTTCCATGATATAGGTAAGATACCTAACGCAGGATTTTTCGTAGAGAACCAACACTTGATCCCTAAAAAGGAAAACATTGATAAGAACAACCCAGCTAAAGCCGCAAAAATAGTCATCGATCACGTTTTGGACGGGATAGAGATGGCTAAGAAGGCTAGGCTTCCTAGGGAAGTGATCGATTTTATTCCGGAGCATCACGGGACTTCCACCATGGCTTTCTTCTATCATAAGGCTCTAGCGGAACTTTCTCCTTCTCAAAAGAAAAAATTGAAAAAAGCGGACTTCCAATATCCAGGACCTAAACCTCAAAGAAAGGAAACAGCGATCGTGATGATCGCAGACAGTCTGGAAGCTGCGAGTAGATCCTTGGAAGAAGTAACTCCTGAAGCCCTAGATATTCTTATCACTAAGATTGTGAACGGAAAATTGGCGGAAAACCAATTGGATGAATGCGGACTTACTTTAGGAGATCTGGAAGTTGTAAAACATTCCTTTAAGGAAGTTCTTCTCTCTAGTCTTCACTCTAGACCTAAATATCCTAAACCTGAGGATACAAAAGCGTTAGAGGAGAAGAATAAAAATATACTGGGGAAACATACCCCTAAGAGCCACTGA
- the lenA gene encoding endostatin-like outer membrane lipoprotein LenA, whose translation MAPKAAFLLLLLLSFFSTNAQNQDGTKSQNNSSSSSTQMLNQRILRAYESLSVARELLKFERMEALPIGTLVTWVGNFPNRKGVKITKFSVTQSPSPGGIERAEEKSILLEFNGSTLSKVVSEIKTANYSSEDTIMIRMTDTTPLDNNVDDLVIYADKNGKEAEYPLNYLPDEGVNRDRSEFKKEFYLKLIEDFFVHVLRLQEMQSQHSSRIQKKLLQSYKESLEY comes from the coding sequence GTGGCGCCTAAAGCCGCCTTCCTTCTGCTACTTCTTCTTTCCTTTTTTTCCACAAACGCTCAAAACCAAGATGGGACAAAATCCCAGAACAATTCCTCCTCTTCTTCTACCCAAATGTTGAACCAGAGGATCTTACGAGCTTATGAAAGCCTAAGTGTAGCGAGAGAACTTTTGAAATTCGAAAGAATGGAAGCTTTGCCAATCGGTACTCTGGTAACTTGGGTGGGAAATTTTCCGAATCGTAAAGGTGTAAAGATCACTAAGTTTTCGGTAACCCAGTCTCCCTCTCCGGGCGGGATAGAAAGAGCGGAAGAAAAGTCCATTCTTCTGGAATTTAACGGTTCCACTCTTTCTAAGGTAGTTTCAGAGATCAAAACAGCGAATTATTCTTCGGAAGATACGATCATGATCCGAATGACGGACACTACCCCTTTGGATAATAATGTGGATGATCTGGTAATCTATGCAGATAAAAACGGGAAAGAGGCCGAATATCCTCTGAATTACCTACCCGATGAGGGGGTAAACCGGGACAGATCCGAGTTTAAGAAAGAATTTTACTTAAAACTGATCGAGGATTTTTTTGTGCACGTTCTAAGACTTCAGGAAATGCAGTCTCAACATTCTTCCAGAATTCAAAAAAAATTACTGCAAAGTTATAAAGAATCCCTAGAATATTGA